The Anaerobacillus alkaliphilus genome has a segment encoding these proteins:
- the secA2 gene encoding accessory Sec system translocase SecA2, with product MFTFVKKMIGDEQQRKVKKLQKIVAEINALEPTIAELSDEQLKAKTTFFKDQLANGKTIDDIKVEAFAVVREASKRVLGLRHFDVQLIGGLVLNEGNIPEMATGEGKTLVASLPSYLRGLEGKGVHVITVNDYLAKRDSQLIGQVHEFLGLTVGLNISNLSPAEKQQAYQADITYGIGSEFGFDYLRDNMVYAPQQRMRQRPYHFAIIDEIDSVLIDEAKTPLIIAGKTNVNPNLYHICARMAKSFKEDKDYLYDRVSKSTNLTDDGITKVERAFGVDNLYELEHQTLYHFVLQALRARVMFQRDVDYIVKDGKIMLVDMFTGRIMEGRTLSDGLHQAIEAKEGIEITEENKTQALVTIQNYFRMYPTLAGMTGTAKTEETEFQMLYGMHVVQIPTNNPKIREDLQDRIYKTIDQKYLAMANEVERRHQTGQPILVGTTSIIQSETVAKYLDAKQLAYEILNAKSVENEVRLISTAGQKGRITIATNMAGRGTDIMLGEGVAELGGLFVLGTEKHESRRIDNQLKGRSGRQGDPGATQFFISIADEMMLRFAKEDVEKWQETLTADETGLISNKEAHEFVEKIQKMCEDSNYAAREYTLKLDDIVNEQRNVIYELRNKALEGGDALRLITPMVKSASKSYIEHYCPEGFLPEEWNLSELAERLNHLLIHEDFTFEGTEFLEHSELESFVDKKADGMISYIETFSENSDVQTRASQILLLNIDMRWLQHIEEMTRLKEGIGLRGYSQEDPMRIYQREGFQLFQMMYSSLEKEVVIQLGVSLKTSLTEETEEN from the coding sequence ATGTTCACATTTGTTAAAAAGATGATTGGTGATGAACAACAACGTAAAGTGAAAAAGCTACAAAAAATCGTTGCTGAAATTAACGCATTAGAACCAACGATCGCTGAGCTTTCTGATGAGCAATTAAAAGCAAAAACAACCTTTTTTAAGGACCAATTAGCGAATGGAAAAACAATAGATGATATAAAAGTTGAAGCCTTTGCCGTTGTCCGTGAAGCGTCAAAGCGTGTTCTCGGACTACGACATTTCGATGTCCAATTAATCGGTGGGCTTGTATTAAATGAAGGAAACATTCCTGAGATGGCGACTGGAGAAGGGAAAACACTAGTAGCATCCCTGCCAAGTTATTTACGAGGCTTAGAAGGCAAAGGCGTTCACGTTATCACAGTAAACGACTATCTTGCCAAACGTGATAGCCAGTTGATCGGTCAAGTCCACGAGTTTCTAGGGTTGACGGTTGGATTAAACATCTCTAACCTTTCCCCAGCTGAAAAGCAACAAGCATATCAAGCCGATATTACATATGGAATTGGTAGTGAATTTGGCTTTGATTATTTAAGAGATAACATGGTATACGCACCGCAGCAACGTATGCGTCAACGCCCGTACCATTTTGCGATTATTGATGAAATTGATAGTGTCCTAATTGATGAAGCCAAAACTCCATTAATTATTGCTGGAAAAACAAATGTAAATCCAAACCTCTATCATATTTGTGCTCGTATGGCTAAGAGTTTTAAAGAAGACAAAGATTACTTATACGATCGCGTAAGTAAATCTACGAACCTAACTGACGATGGAATTACCAAAGTAGAGCGAGCTTTTGGGGTAGACAACTTATATGAGTTAGAACATCAAACACTTTATCACTTTGTTCTGCAGGCATTACGTGCTCGCGTTATGTTCCAGCGTGACGTTGACTACATCGTTAAAGACGGAAAAATCATGCTTGTCGATATGTTTACTGGCCGAATTATGGAAGGACGAACATTAAGTGACGGCCTTCACCAAGCTATCGAAGCAAAAGAAGGCATTGAAATTACTGAGGAAAATAAAACTCAAGCATTAGTGACTATTCAAAACTATTTCCGTATGTACCCAACCCTAGCCGGAATGACTGGGACAGCGAAAACAGAAGAAACGGAATTCCAAATGCTTTATGGGATGCATGTCGTTCAAATTCCAACGAACAATCCAAAGATTAGAGAAGATCTTCAAGATCGTATTTATAAAACAATTGATCAAAAATATCTAGCCATGGCGAACGAAGTTGAGCGCCGTCATCAAACAGGTCAACCGATTTTAGTCGGGACAACTTCTATTATTCAATCAGAAACTGTTGCTAAGTATTTAGATGCCAAACAATTAGCGTATGAAATTCTTAATGCAAAAAGTGTAGAGAATGAAGTACGCCTTATTTCAACGGCAGGTCAAAAAGGCCGTATCACGATTGCTACGAACATGGCAGGTCGTGGAACTGATATTATGTTAGGTGAAGGCGTTGCTGAGCTTGGTGGACTCTTCGTCTTAGGAACAGAAAAACATGAAAGCCGACGAATTGATAACCAGTTAAAAGGTCGTTCAGGTCGTCAAGGTGATCCAGGTGCAACACAATTTTTCATCTCGATTGCTGACGAAATGATGCTTCGTTTTGCAAAAGAGGATGTTGAGAAATGGCAAGAAACGTTAACTGCTGATGAGACTGGCCTAATTTCTAACAAGGAAGCACATGAATTTGTAGAAAAAATCCAAAAGATGTGCGAGGATAGTAATTATGCTGCTCGTGAATATACACTAAAACTAGATGACATTGTCAACGAGCAACGAAACGTAATCTATGAACTGAGAAACAAGGCTTTAGAGGGCGGAGATGCTCTAAGATTAATTACTCCTATGGTGAAGTCAGCTAGCAAATCTTATATCGAGCATTACTGCCCTGAAGGATTTTTACCTGAAGAGTGGAATTTATCAGAGCTAGCTGAGCGATTAAATCATCTACTTATCCACGAAGATTTTACGTTTGAGGGAACTGAATTTTTAGAGCACAGTGAACTTGAAAGCTTTGTTGATAAGAAAGCAGATGGGATGATTTCGTATATTGAAACATTCTCAGAAAATAGTGACGTTCAAACAAGAGCTAGCCAAATTTTATTATTAAATATCGATATGCGCTGGTTGCAGCATATTGAAGAGATGACAAGGTTAAAAGAAGGAATTGGGCTTCGTGGCTATAGTCAAGAAGATCCAATGCGCATCTATCAACGTGAGGGCTTCCAACTTTTCCAAATGATGTACTCATCACTTGAAAAAGAGGTTGTCATTCAATTAGGCGTATCCTTAAAGACTTCTTTAACTGAAGAAAC